The region CATTAAGCTTCCCACTGACTTGCAATGAAATGGTTTtcccattccttcatgataaTTAGGGATCACTGAACATTAGAAGACTCTGTGTAGGGTAACTGTAGGGCAAAAGGTCTGAGCTCACTTCTGGGTTTTGAAAACCCACCAATGCCTCAGCTCCAAAAACTCACCAATACCTGAACTCAAAATCCCACCAATCTCTGAGCTTGTGCCAAGATCAGGACTTGAAGTCCTACCAATCCCCACGTTGGAAATCTAAAACTCTGCCcccaagaaaccctatataatGCCTGCCTCCCATTTAGTTCTTTGCTGCTTTGCTCCTAAACCAAGGGCACCACTCGATTGTGGTGATATTTGATTTGagatttaacaaataaagtttgcctgaagatcacagtGCAGAGCTAACTTACTAGTTAGccataataggccaagcagttaatcccagcactatggaggcagaggcagacttatctctgtgaattcaaggccaccctgggctacactagactgATCTGgtcttaaagagaaaaagaaccaggtggtggtggctcactcctttaatcccaattctTGGGagtcacaaacctttaatcccagcacttgggaggtatagacaggaaggaatatggctgggcagggagaggaatataagcggggaggagagaggagctcagtgcgttcagtctgaggacttgtagagatagGATACCCAATTTGGTCtcaggatttcatagaggtaagaacaagtggctggcttctctgctctttcagcttttaccccatAATATtagactctgggtttttattattaagaccaattagaaatcagGTTGCACCCTCTTATATATTTCCCAATAAATCTgttgtgaggtttgttgtgtggagAGATTTTGTGGTGTTCCTTGGCTCGGAAATGCCAGGATGCCTTTtccttcagagctgtaacacttgaaCTGGGGAAACATTTCTCTCAAAGCTGCAACACTTGTATTGGGGAAACATTTcccctcagagctgtaacacttacagTAACTGATCAGTGGAAATTTACCCTGCCCTTTGCTGCTCCTGTGACTCAGTGTTAACACTCAAGCTCTACTTCTAACTGCACTGTACTTTTCTATTAGCTCACTGTGCATGCTTCAAAGGCCCTTCAAATGATCGCCCCTCTACCCAGTCCATTGTTGTCTCTGTTTCTGGTCAGAGGCAGCTGcaattctgtgtctctctcctgtAAATCTCTTGTGTGATATTTGTTGCATGgtatgactttgtggtattctttTGCTCCTGACTGCCAAGATGCCCTTGTGAGGGAAAACCTATGTGCTTCTCCTAACACTGAAGAAATATTAAGTATTTGTGGCTAGGCACTATAATAGGGATGTAAAAGAACAATGTTCCTActagcatttggaaagaaatggaATTATTGGTGTTGAGTTAGgttaaaagaaactttaaaatagtGTAGCATGTAATCTATGAAGGGTCTTATAATTCTAATGCTGGAGGGCCTCATGCAACTTAAACTTTATCATTGACACCACTTGTCCTGTTAAATAGCTAGTTATATGTTATCTGGCTTGAAGTTTATTGAGCGTGGCTTCTTCCATAATCAGCAGTTTGTAAAACCAGTAACTGAAAGTGTGGGACTTTGATTACTAATTCAAAGAATCTAATCTGAGCACCGTGGGTAGGGTACATTCTGAACTGTTGGGAAGATCATAAGATTACTATCTAGCCAGGGGTTTTCTGGTAAAGAACAAAGCCATACAATTGTTCTCTCATTCTTGCAAGCTAATCCAAATGTGCCTATCAATCACCAGGAGAGGAAAACACCCTTGGGAAAGCTACCTGTtcttgaaatttagaaaatagtatacaatcagggctggagagactgctcagggGTTaaagcactggatgctctttcagaagacccgagttcatttcccggcatccacatggcagctcacaactgtctgtaactcaacaCACACGGTATAGAGACACACATGTAAGCAGAATACCTAttaacatacaataaaaataaaagttaaaaacataaaagatgAATAGAATACAATCTACTTCAACAGGTATGTTAGCATAATGATCTCTGGACATTATCCACTTACTCTTTAGAATATTTCAGGTTATTCTGTAATAAACTGTTTTCTACACATTGCTCTGTGTATCTTATGCATATTCAACAGAGATCGAAGATTTGGCAAGCAAGATCAAGATACAGATAACAGTCTGAATTCAGGGATTAAAAGAGAATCCATTAATATCTGTGTCTAATAGTCTCTTAAAATACACTCAGTAACAAACCAATATTTTCATGTAAAACAGGTTTATTTTAGCAGTTCCATTTtacattatacatatttattttctaacagGTTATTTTGGTCTATTTTGCATAGATGGCATATTTGATAActcttataattaattttttcatttgctGTTTGCTGCTACCTGGcttgaagaagtaaataaaacacaCTTGAGGGAAACATAAAGCAGAATTTAACTTCTCAGCACAACTTTACTTGGATCCAGACTTCAATGTcaggttttcttcttccttctctaatCCTGAGCAGACAAGAGATCTTCCCTTGGGATATCGAGCACAACACTTACGAAGTTCTTCGATGACCGCCTGACACTTCGATTCCATATAGTTGTTGGCTGAAAAACAGACAACTCTTAGTAATGATATCATAAAACTAAGAAGGTACAAGGTAATTAGGAATTTTCCAACCCTTTTCATTTAGCACCTAGAAGGAAGATATACCCAACTCTATTGAATTCTTTCTGTTTAGCAGTCTGTCAACAGGTCAAGAAGTAAAAGGAGAATTCATTAATAAGTATCTAAAACTCTAATCGGAAGAAAATCAATTTATAAGTGGTTGAAagctattttaatatataatttgtgttttattcaAGTGTCTTTGGCAGTAGTTTTTGATATGATTAGTGGCCTCCAGTCCCATTTTGTAAATTGATGAATTAGAAAAATGCATACAACCcacattttcataatttcatagcAAACTGCGGCTTGAATGTAAAGTTTAATGCCTCCTCTCTTCTGAAATAAAACTGGAAGATAATGGTTTTTTTAGGTTTTGAAAGGGTTATAAAACATAAAGGTAAGGTGACCATGGTTATGTGCTTTACTATGGGTTCTAAGGCTCAGAGTGCCAAGACCAACACCTGTGGATTGCTTAGTACCTGCATCCCTCCACTCCCAGCTCAGAACTCAGTAATGGGTTGGCCTCCATGCTCATTCTCTGAGGCACTGGGAATGCAGTGTGTGGCTAGGACATTTGCCAGTCTCCAAGCTATACAGACTGAGGGCCTCAAGTGAGTCCTCACTTAGCTACATATAAACATGAGCTAATGGTGGTTCAAGCTGGTTGTATATACCAAAAGCTCATGGAATGGGGAACATACCCTTAAGCCATCCAGCCTGATCTATCTTGGAGAAAGTTCCATAATTTGATGAAGATAATATGTATTCTGTAGCTGTTGGATAGTATATTCTGTAAAAGTCTATTAAGTCTATTTGATCTATAGTGCATTTTAACTCATAGTTTATAAATgcccatattaaaaaataagatcttATATAAATACCTAAGAATGTATCTtaagattttagaaaataacaaGGGCAAGCCAaactcaaaattaataaatggaaagaaaataaaaatcaagtagAAATTTAATAGAGaacacaaaaaatacaaagaatcaataaaatagttgacttttaaaaaagataaacaaaattgacaaacaAGCTAAACGAATCCAAAGAAAGAAGACTCAGACGCAAATTAATAAATTTGAGTGGCATGGAGCTATAATCCTAAAATACTCAGGGGACTGAGtaaggaggatctcaagttcaagacctACCTGGGTTgtggagtgagttcaaggctagataggttaacttaaaaatttaaaaagtaacaagaGACTTGAGAGTATAACCCATTGGTAGAATGTTTGAacaaagccccaggttcaatttccagtacaacaacagcagcagcagcagcaacaataataaacagcaataataataataataataataataataataatagaagacaaaagaaacaCTAGAAACAACTgaaataataatttgaaaaataatatgtcAATAATTTGGAAAGTCTAAGAAAATGGACAAATATGGCCTATCAAAATTGAACTCCCAATatgaaaaatctaaataaatcaatagaaaGCAATGGGCGGGGCtgaaagtataataaaaaaatcttccatcAAAGAAAAGCAATAATCCTGGCATGTTTGTGGTAGTGGAAATTGAATttagggctttgcacatgctataCAGATGCTCTAcaaccattattttaaaaacaaaaacaaaagcaaaaaactaaCACCAATGGTCCTTAGACTACACCATTaagtagaaagaggaaagaatggagctggagagatataGTTCACcagttaagagtattggctgctaTTCTAGAGAACCTAGGTTTGATGCACAGCACCCATACGATGGCTTTCAACTGTCTGTAGCTTCAGTTCTAGGAAATCCAaagccctcttttggcttttatgggcaccagacacacatgcaatgcacagacatatgtacagCCAAAATACCATatacaagaaaagtaaaataaagggaaaaaaatcttccaaattTATTCTATGAAACCAATATCCTTTATTGAACATACATGTAGAAAGCCTGTTAACTACTTCAAAACTTAATTCAGTGACATCAATGAAAAGAGTTGGCTTCATTTCAAGGATGCAAATATGAttcaacatacagaaatcaataaatacaatatatatagtAAAAACAATCACACCAACACCTTAGTAGATATGGAGAAAAGGCACTCAATAAAATTCAACATCCTCCCATATAAAATAAGCCTGAAGAAACTAGGTAAAATAGGGCTATATCTTCACAgaataaatgctaaaaaaatttaaatattaaataaatgctaaatatAACCTATAGCCAATATCATACTGAATAGGAGGAAACTGAAAGCAGCTAGAAAAGAGTTTCCATTCTCTTTTACTTTacttaatatagtacttgaaatgtTAAGCAGAAAAATcaggcaagagaaaaaaagaaaataaatacaaataggaAAGCAGAATGTcaaattatttttgcttataaATATGATTCTATACTTAGAGAAGTTTAGGCTCCATCAAAAGctttagaatttaaaaagtgaGCACAGTATCAGAATACAAAGTAAACATATAGAAAccaatagcttttctttttttaatatttatttattatgtatacaatattctgtttgtgtgtatgcctgcaggccaaaagagggcaccagaccccattacagatggttgtgagccaccatgtggttgctggggattgaactcaggacctttggaagagcagccagtgctcttaacctctgagccatctctccagcccaccaatAGCTTTTCTATATACTAATAAGCTcactaaagaaataaatcagGACAACGATAACCTCAAAGAGTAAAATGTCTGTGAATATTCTTAACTAAGGTGAAAAAAAGACCTTTcaatgaaaattatgaaacactgaagaagaaactgaagacataaggaaatagaaagaccttccatgctcatggatgtGTAGAATACTGATAAAATAGCAATACCACTGATggtgatctacagattcaatgtaatccccaacAAAATGTCAATAATGTTcttcagaaaactagaaaaaatattaaactcaTATGGAAGAGCAAAAGACCTTGAGTAGCCAAAGCAGTCTTGAGCAAAATTAATGGAATACAACAGAGGGCCCAGAAAGTAAACCACACAACCACAGCCACCCGAGTTTTGAAACAGATGCTCTAAgcttattggagtaggtatggctggggatcaaactgaggatCACATGAATACTTGGCAATTAGTCTTCCATTGAGCTAATTCCTAGTCCCCGAAATCTAGTATTAAAACCTGTctatatgatatgtatatatgtatttttgagtttttgagatagGCTGTCACTTTTtagctcaggctagtcttgaacttgtcattctcctgcttctgcttccaaggTATTGAGATTATAAGTATGCACTATCATCCTTGggtctttctgtttgtgtatataaACAGTGTTCATGATAGAAACAAGGGCCTAGTGCATTCTGGGCATGTACTCTATCCCTGAGCCATATCCTCAACCCCAAACCAGtctcttttttcccatttttttaattaaattatataattttacaatttttcacctcctcccctcctcccatttcccctcccctcccttcaccccactcccgctccctctccagtccaaggagcagtcagggttccctgccctgtgggaagtccaaggtcctcccccatccatccaggtctaggaaggtgaacatccaaacagaccaggttcccacaaagccagaacatacagtagaatcaaaacccagtgccattgtccttggcttctcagttagccctcctTGACAGCCATGTTCAGAGTCCGGCCAAACCAGTCTTTTTATAGAAGGACTTTGCTTAGCTCAGGTTGTGCATTAAAATCACTTGGTTAGCTTTGTAAAATGATTCCTGCTTAGACGCTGCCTCTAGGAAGCTTGCTTTATATGTGCTAAACAAGTTTTAAAGTTTTCCAGGTACattggggagggagaggtaggtgaatctctgagtttgcagccagtctggtctacaaaatttcagggcagccaggggtgttatacagaaaaaccctgcctcaaaaaacaaaacaaaacaagaacaaaaaagttAGGTAATTCTAATGTACAATGGGACTCAAGAACCCATAGCTTAAATGAcatcacttttttgtgtgtgtggtgctgaggatagAACTCTTGAGGCTTTGCACATGTTaggtaaatgctctaccactgaagaCAGTCTCCCATTCCCTACAAAGCATCACTTTTAATATTCTAAAGATTTCATAATACGATGAAGAAAATATTCATGATTAATTATagaaatgttacatttaaagCTAATGAAAGTTGCTGATAACATAATTAATTTCTTATAGTTAGTTGACaggtaaagttaaaaaaaaatattttaaaaaatctatatccTACCTTGTAAACATTTCTGTATTTCACAGGCTCGTTTCTGGCATGGATCCTTTTGTGGCATAtccagaaaactaaaacaaaaaatattattacaattttgcttttttaataataaagattttGATGTCTATCTACATGGAATTTTCTTCTAGAGCAAATAGTATGACCTTACAATTGTTGGAAAAATGATTGCACTAAAAATAGTCTTTCTTAATTAATAGGATAAATcaactatatttttatatttccatctcATTAAGAACAGAAGATacagacatgaaaaaaatcagtctagTCATCTCGAATATTGTAAACAAATGTTGGAATGACACCACCGTTTTAAAGGCCTACCCCAATGCCTGGTTTTATGATTCACAAAAGAAACCCTTGGTAAATGATTAAACTTCTTGAATACTTTTTCTTTCACTATTTATGGCAATAAGAATTATACATACCTCAAAGAACTGACGGAAGGACTaaacatgataaaatatataaagtgcaCAGAATAGTAACTGAAAAGCAATAAGAATTCAATACACAGTAACTATTATAACCAAGtcatttttgattgttttaagACATGGCCTCATTATGTTTCTTAGGCTGGCATTAAACTCCTGGGgtca is a window of Arvicola amphibius chromosome X, mArvAmp1.2, whole genome shotgun sequence DNA encoding:
- the Cmc4 gene encoding cx9C motif-containing protein 4, whose protein sequence is MPQKDPCQKRACEIQKCLQANNYMESKCQAVIEELRKCCARYPKGRSLVCSGLEKEEENLTLKSGSK